Proteins encoded in a region of the Deltaproteobacteria bacterium genome:
- the rplM gene encoding 50S ribosomal protein L13, whose amino-acid sequence MSKQQKTFTLKSGEVQRQWWIIDLEGKTLGRAATKIADVLRGKNRATYTPNVDGGDFVVAINADKINLTGKKWDDKIYYRHTGFPGGIKQHTAKELQVRHPEAILKKAVKGMLPKNFLADKLIQKLKVYEGDCHPHTAQNPTPLK is encoded by the coding sequence ATGTCAAAACAACAAAAAACATTTACGTTGAAATCCGGAGAGGTACAGCGCCAGTGGTGGATCATTGATCTGGAAGGAAAAACACTGGGCCGCGCCGCCACCAAGATTGCCGATGTTTTGCGCGGCAAGAACAGAGCCACCTACACACCCAATGTTGATGGTGGAGATTTTGTGGTTGCCATCAATGCCGACAAAATCAATCTCACCGGCAAAAAATGGGACGACAAAATTTATTACCGCCATACGGGATTTCCCGGAGGCATCAAACAACACACTGCCAAAGAATTGCAGGTAAGACACCCAGAAGCTATTTTGAAAAAAGCAGTCAAAGGAATGCTCCCGAAAAACTTTTTGGCCGACAAATTAATTCAAAAATTAAAAGTCTATGAGGGAGACTGCCACCCACATACCGCTCAAAACCCAACTCCGTTAAAATAA
- the nifS gene encoding cysteine desulfurase NifS — MPVIYLDNNATTKPHPDVLSALLPFYTELWGNPSSIHHFGSQVTKHVDHARDQVARLIGAQKSNEIIFTSGGTEANNLAIRGALQANPKKRHIITTQVEHSSVSSLCHELEKENFKITYLPVQSSGALHLEDLKKAIRSDTALVSIMWANNETGVLFPVEEIAKICEENKIPFHSDAIQAVGKIPVDLQKARVSLLTLAGHKLHAPKGVGALYVRRGTQIKAQLVGGSQERSRRAGTENVAGIIGLGKACELSQKRLAQNGCQTSELRNSFETHLKDKFGFVQINGKEGPRLPNTSSITFEGLDAETICLLLNEEAIAVSTGSACSAGSLDPSHVLKAMGFSQKRSKGTVRFSLSFETTNEEINQTITVLEKVLRRLKK, encoded by the coding sequence ATGCCCGTGATTTATCTCGATAATAACGCCACAACCAAACCGCATCCTGATGTTTTGTCAGCCCTGCTTCCTTTTTATACCGAACTGTGGGGCAATCCTTCCAGCATTCACCATTTTGGATCTCAGGTTACAAAACATGTTGACCACGCCCGCGACCAGGTCGCGCGCCTCATTGGGGCGCAAAAATCCAATGAAATTATTTTCACGAGCGGCGGAACCGAAGCGAACAATCTGGCCATTCGCGGCGCATTACAAGCCAATCCCAAAAAACGACACATTATTACAACACAAGTAGAACATTCCTCCGTTTCGTCTCTCTGTCACGAACTCGAGAAAGAAAATTTCAAAATCACTTATCTTCCCGTTCAATCCTCCGGAGCCCTTCATCTGGAAGATCTTAAAAAAGCGATACGAAGCGACACCGCCCTTGTGTCCATTATGTGGGCGAACAATGAAACCGGGGTTCTTTTTCCCGTCGAAGAAATCGCAAAAATTTGTGAGGAAAATAAAATTCCGTTTCATTCGGATGCCATTCAAGCTGTCGGAAAAATTCCTGTCGATTTGCAAAAGGCGCGCGTTTCTCTGTTGACTCTCGCGGGACACAAACTTCACGCACCCAAAGGCGTTGGAGCGCTTTATGTCCGTCGCGGTACACAGATCAAGGCGCAACTTGTTGGCGGAAGCCAAGAGCGAAGCCGAAGAGCGGGCACCGAAAATGTGGCCGGCATTATCGGACTGGGAAAAGCCTGCGAACTTTCCCAGAAGCGTCTGGCCCAAAATGGTTGTCAAACAAGCGAATTGCGAAATTCTTTTGAAACTCATCTTAAAGATAAATTTGGATTTGTTCAGATTAACGGAAAAGAAGGACCACGCCTTCCAAACACGTCCAGTATTACTTTTGAGGGATTGGATGCCGAAACAATTTGCCTCTTATTGAATGAAGAAGCGATCGCTGTTTCCACCGGTTCCGCTTGCAGTGCCGGCTCACTTGATCCTTCCCATGTTTTAAAAGCGATGGGGTTTTCTCAAAAGAGATCCAAAGGAACGGTCCGGTTTTCTTTGAGCTTTGAAACAACCAATGAAGAGATCAATCAAACCATCACCGTTTTGGAAAAAGTCCTCCGTCGCCTGAAAAAATAA
- a CDS encoding zinc ribbon domain-containing protein: MPIYEYGCVACGKHHEIIQKINEPLLTICPACGGKLEKKFSLSGFQLKGGGWYKDGYTSSEKTSEKTTPSTPLKKPEKSGK; encoded by the coding sequence ATGCCTATTTACGAATATGGTTGTGTTGCTTGTGGCAAACACCACGAAATCATTCAAAAGATAAATGAACCTCTTTTGACGATTTGTCCTGCCTGCGGGGGAAAATTGGAGAAGAAGTTCTCGCTTTCCGGTTTTCAACTCAAAGGTGGGGGATGGTATAAAGATGGTTATACCTCCTCCGAAAAAACTTCTGAAAAAACCACACCCTCGACCCCCCTAAAAAAACCGGAAAAATCTGGGAAATAA
- the rpsI gene encoding 30S ribosomal protein S9 translates to MTTKAKKEFTATGRRKTAIARVRLLPGTGEINVNGKGLTQYFGHESFQLAVQQPFNVTGTEGKYNVSAILVGGGISGQAEALQHGISRALIDMNPDLRKPLKVSSLLTRDPREKERRKVGCRKARKRPQYSKR, encoded by the coding sequence ATGACAACAAAAGCGAAAAAAGAATTTACAGCGACTGGAAGACGTAAAACCGCTATTGCACGTGTCCGCCTCCTTCCCGGCACCGGCGAAATCAATGTAAACGGTAAGGGTCTTACCCAATATTTTGGTCATGAAAGTTTTCAGTTGGCTGTCCAACAGCCTTTTAATGTCACTGGCACTGAAGGCAAATACAATGTCAGCGCCATCTTGGTTGGCGGAGGCATTTCCGGACAGGCAGAAGCATTGCAACATGGCATCTCCAGAGCCCTCATTGACATGAATCCCGATCTGCGCAAGCCGCTCAAAGTCTCCAGCCTTTTGACCCGGGACCCCAGAGAAAAAGAACGCCGCAAAGTGGGATGCAGAAAAGCACGCAAACGCCCACAATATTCGAAACGTTAA
- the rpoN gene encoding RNA polymerase factor sigma-54, whose product MALEIKQSMKLSQQLVVTPQLQQAIKLLQLSRLELANLVQKELVENPCLEEEDEESETQKLQAEDESHGEQLEKAKEEDKGHEHLSDEIGNKDGELKEPANFDWENYIESNNIPSYTFERKTDGDDLPTYENTLTRTETLQDHLFWQLGLSGLKGIEANIAEEILGNINEDGYLQATVQEIAERTHATKEQVEACLKKVQTFDPIGVAARDLKECLLLQCAHMGGDEAKLLTKIIENHMGDLERHDYRQISKTLGISFEHVQEIAKVIHQLDPKPGRAYSNAEPQYITPDVHVQKMGKEYVVFLNDDGLPKLTVSPLYRRAIMAGETVGNQAKEYIQDKLRQALWLIKSIHQRQRTLYRVTKSIVKFQKEFFDKGTTSLKPMVLKDVAEDIGMHESTISRVTTNKYVHTPRGIFELKYFFNSSLGNNEGEGIASEVVKNHLQKLIAQESPQKPLSDQEITTILKTQHHVDIARRTVAKYREVLGILPSSRRKRQI is encoded by the coding sequence ATGGCTCTTGAAATCAAACAAAGCATGAAGCTCTCACAGCAACTGGTTGTAACCCCCCAGTTGCAACAAGCAATCAAACTATTACAACTCTCCCGTCTTGAATTAGCCAATCTCGTCCAAAAAGAACTCGTTGAAAACCCGTGTCTTGAAGAAGAAGATGAGGAAAGCGAAACACAAAAATTGCAGGCGGAAGATGAATCCCACGGCGAACAACTTGAAAAAGCAAAAGAAGAAGATAAGGGACACGAACATCTCTCCGACGAAATCGGAAATAAAGACGGCGAATTAAAAGAACCGGCCAATTTCGATTGGGAAAATTATATTGAAAGCAATAATATCCCCTCCTACACCTTTGAACGCAAAACAGATGGAGACGATCTCCCCACCTACGAAAACACCCTCACAAGAACAGAGACACTTCAAGATCACCTTTTCTGGCAGTTGGGTCTTTCCGGTTTGAAGGGAATCGAGGCAAACATTGCCGAGGAGATTCTTGGCAACATCAATGAAGACGGTTATCTTCAGGCAACCGTTCAGGAAATTGCTGAAAGAACCCACGCGACAAAAGAACAAGTAGAGGCTTGCCTCAAAAAAGTTCAAACTTTCGACCCCATCGGCGTTGCCGCCCGAGATTTAAAAGAATGTCTTCTTTTGCAATGTGCCCACATGGGCGGCGACGAGGCAAAACTTTTAACGAAAATTATTGAGAATCACATGGGAGATTTGGAGCGACACGATTACAGACAAATATCAAAAACATTGGGCATCTCGTTTGAACATGTTCAGGAAATTGCGAAAGTCATTCATCAGCTTGATCCAAAACCGGGTCGAGCCTACTCCAATGCGGAACCGCAATACATCACTCCGGATGTTCATGTGCAAAAAATGGGAAAAGAATATGTCGTTTTCCTCAACGATGATGGACTTCCCAAACTAACTGTCAGTCCGCTTTATCGACGCGCCATCATGGCGGGAGAAACCGTGGGCAATCAGGCCAAGGAATATATTCAGGACAAATTGCGCCAAGCCTTGTGGCTCATCAAAAGCATTCACCAACGCCAACGCACTTTATATAGGGTAACAAAAAGTATCGTCAAATTTCAGAAGGAATTTTTCGACAAAGGGACAACGTCTCTTAAACCAATGGTTCTAAAAGATGTCGCAGAAGATATCGGCATGCATGAATCCACCATCAGCCGTGTGACCACCAACAAATATGTTCATACGCCACGCGGTATTTTTGAACTCAAATATTTTTTCAATTCCAGCCTTGGAAATAACGAAGGAGAAGGGATTGCTTCTGAAGTGGTCAAAAACCATCTCCAAAAATTGATCGCCCAAGAGTCGCCTCAGAAACCTTTGAGCGATCAGGAAATAACAACCATTTTAAAAACCCAACATCATGTTGACATTGCAAGGCGAACTGTGGCCAAATACCGCGAAGTTTTGGGGATACTCCCCTCCTCCAGAAGAAAGAGGCAAATCTAA
- a CDS encoding HEPN domain-containing protein — translation MDSLTRQWVERAEYDLKSISHVLKGGRYLYVAFMCQQSLEKMLKAVVASHGKAPPFVHNLVRLAQDAQCYDEMSEEFRVLLADLNPYYIKARYGEYKQALSKVCTGLKAKFFFKKTQELSKWLKQKIK, via the coding sequence ATGGATTCATTGACACGACAGTGGGTTGAACGGGCGGAGTATGATTTGAAGAGCATTTCTCACGTCCTCAAAGGCGGGCGATACTTGTACGTTGCGTTTATGTGTCAGCAGTCGCTTGAAAAAATGTTGAAAGCCGTTGTAGCATCACATGGCAAAGCGCCGCCATTTGTTCACAATCTTGTGCGCTTGGCCCAAGATGCACAATGTTATGATGAGATGAGCGAAGAGTTTCGTGTGCTACTGGCTGATTTGAATCCATATTATATCAAAGCACGTTATGGAGAATACAAGCAGGCTTTATCCAAAGTTTGCACAGGCCTAAAGGCAAAGTTTTTTTTTAAAAAAACACAGGAACTGTCAAAATGGTTAAAACAAAAAATCAAGTAA
- a CDS encoding lytic transglycosylase domain-containing protein produces MNNPVNNKKISEHMLAFFEAQKNLKKSDKGFNKLLHNKVNVAKPIHNIPHHRAKPQSITMGQAQKLAKYAPIIRDCAQRHNIPVELICGVILQESGGNVRAHSPAGAKGLMQLMPQTARRFGVTNSFDPRQNIEGGTKYLRWLFDHFKGNVELTLAGYNAGEHNVEKHGMRIPPFRETQNYVPSVLGYALAMVQMLRQPQGQTVPPPNAKLA; encoded by the coding sequence ATGAATAATCCTGTGAACAATAAGAAGATTTCGGAGCATATGCTGGCTTTTTTTGAGGCGCAGAAGAACCTTAAAAAGTCGGACAAGGGTTTTAACAAGCTCCTCCATAATAAAGTAAACGTCGCCAAACCAATTCACAATATCCCTCATCACCGCGCCAAACCCCAGAGCATTACAATGGGGCAAGCGCAAAAATTGGCCAAATATGCGCCCATCATTCGCGATTGCGCGCAGAGACATAACATTCCCGTGGAGCTGATTTGCGGAGTGATTTTGCAAGAGTCGGGCGGAAATGTTCGCGCTCACTCCCCTGCCGGAGCCAAAGGACTGATGCAACTGATGCCGCAAACGGCCCGCCGTTTCGGCGTTACAAATTCTTTCGATCCACGCCAAAATATCGAAGGGGGAACGAAATATCTCCGATGGCTCTTCGATCATTTCAAAGGAAATGTGGAGCTAACTCTCGCTGGCTATAACGCCGGAGAACACAATGTCGAAAAACACGGGATGCGCATCCCCCCTTTTCGCGAAACCCAAAATTATGTCCCCAGTGTTTTGGGCTACGCACTGGCAATGGTCCAAATGTTACGCCAACCCCAAGGTCAAACCGTCCCACCGCCCAACGCAAAATTGGCATAG
- a CDS encoding nucleotidyltransferase domain-containing protein — protein MVKTKNQVISIVRRYVGEVAKQYKVSKVILFGSYATGSAKSHSDIDLVIVSPDFRKKSEMEILENLSRIAAKVSPLLEVLAMTPEDLKSPDPRSFSYQVKRTGLSIAA, from the coding sequence ATGGTTAAAACAAAAAATCAAGTAATAAGTATCGTTCGCCGGTATGTAGGGGAGGTTGCAAAACAGTATAAAGTCAGCAAGGTGATATTGTTTGGCTCCTATGCCACAGGCTCTGCCAAGTCGCATAGTGATATTGATCTCGTAATCGTGTCACCCGATTTTCGCAAGAAATCTGAAATGGAAATTCTTGAAAATTTGTCACGTATAGCGGCCAAGGTTTCACCATTGTTAGAGGTTTTGGCAATGACTCCGGAGGATCTTAAATCGCCCGATCCCCGTTCCTTTTCCTATCAGGTAAAGCGTACAGGTCTGTCAATTGCCGCATAA
- the raiA gene encoding ribosome-associated translation inhibitor RaiA, whose amino-acid sequence METTFTFRNINASDALKTHTLDKLTKLGKYLVKPTQAHIIFGVERFNHVVEVTLNANGIQYISHEKSEDMYTSIDKAVAKLERQLKKYKERLKEHKS is encoded by the coding sequence ATGGAAACAACATTCACGTTCCGCAACATCAACGCAAGCGATGCTCTCAAAACCCACACGTTGGACAAATTAACCAAACTCGGAAAATATCTTGTTAAGCCAACTCAAGCCCACATTATTTTCGGCGTGGAGCGTTTCAATCATGTGGTCGAGGTAACTCTTAACGCCAATGGCATCCAATATATCAGCCATGAGAAGAGCGAAGACATGTATACCTCCATCGACAAAGCCGTGGCAAAATTGGAACGCCAGCTCAAAAAATACAAAGAACGCCTCAAAGAACATAAATCCTGA
- a CDS encoding PTS sugar transporter subunit IIA, producing the protein MKLADTLSKDLILPDLVSQNKVDCLMEFAQAAAKAYPELKKDDIAHVLLEREKLGSTGIQDGIAIPHGKMKQLSKIIMIFGRSLKGIDFQAYDNKPTHLYFVLLAPEDATTEHLKLLARLSRLLKSPTLREKMLKAEDALALYKILCDEDEKI; encoded by the coding sequence ATGAAACTTGCAGACACTTTATCGAAAGATTTGATTTTGCCCGACTTGGTTTCCCAAAACAAAGTCGACTGCCTGATGGAATTTGCTCAGGCCGCCGCGAAGGCTTATCCGGAATTAAAAAAAGATGATATCGCCCATGTCCTGCTGGAAAGGGAAAAACTCGGCTCCACAGGAATACAAGACGGCATCGCCATCCCTCATGGCAAAATGAAACAACTTTCAAAAATCATCATGATTTTTGGACGCAGTTTGAAGGGAATTGATTTTCAAGCCTACGACAACAAACCAACCCATCTCTATTTTGTATTATTGGCTCCGGAAGATGCCACGACGGAACATCTCAAATTGCTGGCCCGCCTTTCCCGATTACTCAAAAGCCCAACCTTAAGAGAGAAAATGCTCAAAGCCGAAGACGCCTTGGCCCTCTACAAAATTCTGTGCGACGAAGACGAAAAAATCTAA
- a CDS encoding CTP synthase, with product MTFPVPPNQKTKFIFVTGGVVSSLGKGIAAASIGALLENRGLKITLQKFDPYINVDPGTMNPFQHGEVFVTDDGSETDLDLGHYERFTSAKMTRRNNFTTGKIYDTVIQKERHGDYLGHTVQVIPHITDEIKASIMKVAGGVDLVLIEIGGTVGDIESLPFLEAIRQFKTDVGEENVLYAHVTLVPHIDAAGELKTKPTQHSVQKLREIGIQPDILLCRTDRDLSKEIRAKISLFCNLPANCVFSAKDAKSIYEVPLNFHEEGVDEKIVELLNIWTRTPDLKEWKTLTENIRNPQGEVHIAVVGKYVHLKDSYKSLNEALCHAGFANKVRVCLDYIDSEMIDEKASWETLTKAHAILVPGGFGERGIEGKIKTIRYARENKIPFFGICLGMQLAVIEIARDLCKLEGANSTEFDPKTPYPVIDIMTEQKAVLNKGATMRLGSYPCNIEKGTKALEAYEEKEINERHRHRYEFNNQFTKNLSDAGLKISGVCPTTNLVEIMELTDHPWFLGCQFHPEYRSKPMNAHPLFSHFIQAGLAFAKRRNWTNQKTGEPKVVSRQASPIAKIKKKSFSDRA from the coding sequence ATGACATTTCCCGTGCCGCCCAATCAAAAAACAAAATTCATTTTTGTCACGGGGGGAGTGGTCTCTTCGCTGGGCAAGGGCATTGCCGCCGCATCCATTGGCGCCCTGCTTGAAAACCGCGGTCTTAAAATCACACTCCAAAAATTCGATCCTTACATCAATGTTGATCCCGGAACCATGAATCCCTTCCAACACGGAGAGGTCTTTGTTACCGACGACGGTTCCGAAACAGACCTTGATCTGGGTCATTATGAACGCTTCACCAGCGCCAAAATGACACGGCGAAACAATTTCACGACCGGCAAAATCTACGACACCGTTATCCAGAAAGAGAGACACGGCGATTATCTGGGTCACACTGTTCAGGTCATCCCCCATATCACCGATGAAATCAAAGCCTCTATTATGAAAGTTGCGGGCGGAGTGGATTTGGTCCTTATTGAAATTGGTGGAACGGTCGGGGATATTGAAAGTCTTCCTTTTCTGGAAGCCATCCGCCAATTCAAAACCGATGTCGGAGAAGAAAATGTGCTTTATGCCCATGTCACACTGGTTCCCCACATCGATGCCGCCGGAGAATTAAAAACAAAACCCACGCAACACAGCGTTCAAAAATTAAGAGAGATTGGTATTCAGCCCGACATTCTTTTATGCAGAACCGACCGCGATCTTTCAAAAGAAATCCGCGCCAAGATTTCGCTGTTCTGCAACCTTCCCGCCAATTGCGTATTCTCTGCCAAAGATGCAAAAAGTATTTACGAAGTCCCTCTCAATTTTCACGAGGAAGGGGTGGACGAAAAAATTGTCGAACTCCTGAATATCTGGACGCGCACACCCGACCTTAAAGAATGGAAAACCCTCACCGAAAATATCCGCAACCCTCAAGGAGAGGTGCACATTGCCGTTGTGGGAAAATATGTGCACCTGAAAGATTCCTATAAAAGTTTAAACGAAGCTCTGTGTCATGCCGGATTTGCAAATAAGGTGCGCGTTTGTCTTGATTACATTGATTCCGAAATGATTGATGAAAAAGCATCGTGGGAAACGTTAACAAAAGCTCACGCCATTTTGGTTCCCGGTGGTTTTGGAGAAAGAGGCATTGAGGGAAAAATCAAGACGATCCGTTACGCCAGAGAAAATAAAATTCCCTTCTTCGGTATTTGTCTCGGCATGCAACTCGCCGTAATTGAAATCGCAAGAGATTTATGCAAACTGGAAGGCGCCAACAGCACCGAATTTGATCCCAAAACACCCTACCCCGTCATCGATATCATGACGGAACAAAAAGCGGTTCTCAACAAAGGTGCAACCATGCGTCTGGGGTCTTATCCCTGCAATATTGAAAAAGGGACAAAGGCTTTGGAAGCTTATGAAGAAAAAGAAATCAACGAAAGGCACAGGCATCGTTACGAATTCAACAACCAATTCACAAAAAATTTATCTGACGCAGGACTCAAAATTTCAGGAGTTTGTCCCACGACGAATCTTGTTGAAATCATGGAACTGACCGATCACCCATGGTTTTTGGGGTGTCAATTTCACCCCGAATACCGTTCCAAACCGATGAATGCCCATCCCCTCTTTTCCCATTTTATTCAAGCAGGACTTGCTTTTGCCAAGAGGCGGAACTGGACAAACCAAAAAACCGGAGAACCCAAAGTCGTCTCGAGACAGGCATCACCTATCGCAAAAATCAAGAAAAAAAGTTTCTCTGACAGGGCTTGA
- a CDS encoding tetratricopeptide repeat protein produces MVNVAKFWIEGVLTVAYPDFSKTGGIDLDGNGVIEGNEVFGDLNGNGIVGDRDDYKTYLRNNRPALSAKIPFLKWGERLSVDNRIHQLMYWLSDLHSDALMQSAYLFIADRVADANKTLGPQHHLPPEQESPIYYQLIKGAGIVFESQKDPSLITNIASRQLDCDTSSFVAMAMGDERGVTLQAVKAPEHLFLRGKREDGGEFNVDFGDLTSNEEYLRPPYNVTPEQIQNEVYLQTLDDKQLENEFLIMRGIVLGELNRNKEALAAYDRAIAIDPNFASAHSNRGNALSELGRNKEALAAYDRAIAIDPNFTLAHSNRGVVLRELNRNKEALATYDRAIAIDPNFAFAHFNRGNALSGLGRNKEALDAYDRAIAIDPNFASAHFNRGNALSGLGRREEALAAFKRAHELDLRPHF; encoded by the coding sequence ATGGTGAACGTTGCTAAATTCTGGATTGAAGGGGTTTTAACCGTGGCCTATCCCGATTTCTCGAAGACGGGAGGAATCGATCTGGATGGCAACGGCGTCATTGAAGGCAATGAAGTTTTTGGGGATCTCAACGGTAACGGAATAGTCGGAGACCGTGATGATTACAAAACCTATCTTCGCAACAACCGCCCTGCTCTCTCCGCAAAAATTCCTTTTCTGAAGTGGGGCGAAAGACTCTCTGTTGACAACCGGATTCATCAACTCATGTATTGGTTGTCCGACTTGCATTCCGATGCGTTGATGCAATCGGCCTATCTTTTTATCGCAGATCGCGTCGCGGATGCCAATAAAACTCTTGGACCGCAACATCATTTACCACCGGAACAGGAATCACCTATTTATTATCAACTAATAAAAGGAGCCGGAATCGTTTTTGAAAGTCAAAAGGATCCTTCATTAATCACCAACATAGCCAGCAGACAACTGGATTGCGACACATCGAGTTTTGTTGCCATGGCAATGGGAGATGAGCGGGGAGTGACCCTACAAGCAGTGAAGGCTCCAGAACATCTTTTTTTAAGAGGAAAAAGAGAAGATGGCGGAGAATTTAATGTTGATTTTGGCGATTTGACATCTAACGAAGAATATCTCCGCCCCCCTTATAACGTCACTCCGGAACAAATTCAAAATGAGGTCTATCTTCAAACCTTGGATGACAAACAATTAGAAAACGAATTCCTAATCATGCGTGGTATTGTTCTCGGAGAACTGAACCGAAACAAAGAAGCCTTGGCTGCTTATGATCGAGCCATTGCCATCGATCCAAATTTTGCCTCTGCCCATTCCAACCGTGGTAATGCTCTCTCAGAACTTGGCCGAAACAAAGAAGCCTTGGCTGCTTATGACCGAGCCATTGCCATCGATCCAAATTTTACCTTAGCCCATTCCAACCGTGGTGTTGTTCTCAGAGAACTGAACCGAAACAAAGAAGCCTTGGCTACTTATGACCGAGCCATTGCCATCGACCCAAATTTTGCCTTTGCCCATTTCAACCGTGGTAATGCTCTCTCAGGACTTGGCCGAAACAAAGAAGCCTTGGATGCTTATGATCGAGCCATTGCCATCGATCCAAATTTTGCCTCTGCCCATTTCAACCGTGGTAATGCTCTCTCAGGACTTGGCCGACGTGAAGAAGCTTTGGCGGCTTTTAAAAGGGCCCACGAACTGGATCTTCGCCCCCACTTTTAA